A single genomic interval of Spinacia oleracea cultivar Varoflay chromosome 6, BTI_SOV_V1, whole genome shotgun sequence harbors:
- the LOC110784743 gene encoding E3 UFM1-protein ligase 1 homolog: protein MDEELLALQKQFEFAQQVKSSIRLSDRNIVELVQKLHDLQIIDFDLLHTVSGKEYITPEQLRLEILAEVRRLGRASLIDLTDSIGVDLYHVERQTQVAVSDDPELMLIQGEIISNSYWDAMAEEINERLQECSQIAVAELAAQLQVGSELISSMLESRLGTLVKGRLEGGQLYTPAYVARVNAMVRGAARGITVPMNLSALWSSLQQLLQGMNGSTGVAVDNSFFQTLFNGLLKEVEMLGSLRAGVHWTPAVFASAQKEFVDSFLSQNSFISYDSLHKLGIPQPMQYLQSRYPEGIPLVTMFIHPSMIEMLDAALEDAIERNSWIDSLTVLPSLCDSRDAYKILSLCPSVQSALKFNRALVVGESYVLSDGFIKDVFTRLDKEMQTSIPLSCDAGLGDEKNLTKESKGGYGTGRLSESNNTSTESGNRPAIEKSSKKKKGKFSGNSRSTESDLDKQEPNPSKSKKNQKKGKDTSTSHVSESKRSKEDSVSVPSEEWIISKILALVPELEEQDVDDREKILKPLANHLRPALVTSWNERRQSMLAENSDRMKRLFDNTQKSFDESFLNMQLYEKALDLFEDDQTTYVILHRHLLRTTGASIADMLLFNLDVYNKLKNGIPVEKPQISEPVSLGSGERNSLAKSLRGSLSVKAVSLVESLEGKQVDMFMTALSTLVEESGLFLKKLDKKLEKSLLHSYRKDLTSQVSMETDPVLLLPKVVSLLYLKIHNKALQAPGRAMSIAVSRLKDKLDDSVFKTLMDYHSATVTLLALMSASSNDEDEFASQRITTKKELLESLMPTLKALILGSSQPQGAS, encoded by the exons ATGGATGAAGAATTACTGGCATTGCAGAAACAATTTGAGTTCGCTCAACAAGTTAAATCAAGTATTCGATTATCCGATAGAAATATCGTCGAATTAGTCCAGAAACTTCACGATCTTCAAATCATCGATTTTGATCTCCTCCACACTGTTTCCGGCAAAGAATACATCACTCCT GAACAACTTCGCCTAGAAATATTAGCTGAAGTTAGGAGGCTAGGGCGTGCTTCTTTGATTGATCTTACGGACAGTATCGGTGTTGATTTATATCATGTTGAGAGACAAACTCAAGTTGCAGTTTCCGATGACCCCGAGCTTATGTTAATTCAAGGGGAAATTATATCAAATTCTTACTGGGATGCTATGGCTGAAGAAATCAATGAAAGACTTCAGGAATGCAGTCAGATTGCCGTGGCTGAGCTTGCTGCACAGTTACAAGTGGGTTCCGAGCTCATATCTTCAATGTTGGAGTCACGGCTTGGGACTTTG GTCAAAGGTAGACTTGAAGGTGGACAACTGTATACTCCTGCTTATGTTGCACGTGTAAATGCAATGGTTCGTGGGGCTGCAAGGGGTATAACAGTTCCTATGAATTTGTCTGCCTTGTGGAGCTCTTTGCAGCAGCTACTACAGGGAATGAATGGTTCAACTGGCGTGGCTGTGGACAATTCATTTTTCCAGACATTGTTCAACGGGTTGCTGAAGGAGGTGGAAATGCTTGGTTCTCTCCGTGCTGGAGTGCACTGGACACCTGCT GTTTTTGCTTCTGCTCAGAAGGAATTTGTGGATTCATTCCTTTCACAG AATTCCTTCATAAGCTATGACTCTCTTCACAAATTAGGAATTCCCCAGCCCATGCAGTACTTACAG TCCAGGTATCCTGAAGGTATTCCTTTGGTAACCATGTTTATCCACCCCTCGATGATTGAGATGTTAGATGCAGCTTTAGAGGATGCTATTGAACGTAATAGCTG GATTGATTCTCTTACAGTGCTGCCCTCTTTGTGTGACTCACGAGATGCATATAAGATTTTGTCCTTGTGCCCATCTGTACAGTCAGCACTTAAG TTCAATAGAGCACTCGTTGTGGGAGAGTCCTATGTTCTTAGTGATGGCTTTATCAAG GATGTCTTTACTCGACTCGATAAAGAGATGCAAACTTCAATTCCTCTATCTTGTGATGCTGGATTGGGTGATGAGAAGAATCTGACCAAGGAAAGCAAAGGTGGATATGGCACAGGCAGGTTGTCTGAGTCAAATAATACCAGTACTGAGAGCGGAAATAGGCCAGCCATTGAGAAAAGTTCAAAGAAGAAGAAAGGAAAATTTTCAGGGAATAGTAGGAGTACTGAAAGTGATTTGGATAAGCAAGAGCCTAATCCTTCAAAATCTAAGAAAAACCAGAAGAAAGGCAAGGACACTTCAACATCACATGTTTCAGAGTCCAAAAGATCAAAAGAAGACAGTGTCAGTGTTCCTTCAGAGGAGTGGATAATCAGTAAGATACTAGCTTTGGTTCCTGAGTTGGAAGAGCAAG ATGTGGATGATCGTGAGAAGATTCTTAAACCCTTGGCAAACCATTTGAGACCTGCGCTGGTCACTTCATGGAATGAAAGAAGACAATCAATGTTAGCTGAAAATTCAGATAGAATGAAACGTCTTTTTGATAACACGCAAAAGAGTTTTGACGAG TCTTTTTTGAACATGCAGCTTTATGAAAAAgcattggacttatttgaagatGACCAAACAACATAT GTTATACTTCACAGACATTTATTAAGAACTACTGGAGCTTCAATCGCTGACATGCTTTTATTTAACTTG GATGTCTACAACAAATTGAAGAATGGAATTCCAGTTGAAAAACCTCAAATTTCGGAGCCTGTTTCTCTTGGTTCTGGCGAAAGGAACTCCCTT GCAAAGAGCTTGCGAGGTTCACTTTCAGTCAAGGCTGTCTCTTTGGTGGAATCTTTGGAAGGAAAG CAAGTGGACATGTTCATGACTGCATTGTCAACATTGGTGGAAGAAAG TGGATTATTTTTGAAGAAGCTTGATAAAAAGTTGGAAAAGTCGCTATTGCATTCATATCGCAAG GATCTCACATCTCAGGTATCTATGGAAACTGACCCAGTTTTACTTCTACCGAAAGTCGTCTCTTTGCTTTACTTGAAG ATTCACAATAAAGCTCTCCAGGCTCCAGGAAGGGCAATGTCTATTGCTGTTTCTCGGTTAAAG gACAAGTTAGATGATTCAGTATTCAAAACCCTAATGGACTACCATTCTGCAACAGTGACACTTTTAGCATTGATGTCAGCTTCTTCTAATGAT GAGGATGAGTTTGCATCACAAAGGATCACAACCAAGAAGGAGCTTCTTGAGAGCCTAATGCCGACTTTGAAGGCTTTAATTCTGGGAAGTTCCCAACCTCAAGGCGCAAGCTGA